The following is a genomic window from Chaetodon trifascialis isolate fChaTrf1 chromosome 13, fChaTrf1.hap1, whole genome shotgun sequence.
ATTACATGAAGCACAATTAAAGCAGAAAAGAGACAATTATACATGTGCATTTTTTGCCTAAAATTTGAATAAGGAGTGGTTTGTCAAAAAGCTGCTCACAGACTCTGATGGGAGATTCACACATCTTTGTTTCCGCTTAAATCAAAGTGTCCCCCAAAGAACAGTCCCACGGCGCTTTAAGATCCCAATGGTAGCATCCTAATTTATTATTTGTATCCACAGCAGCTTGGATCCTACTTCCCAGAGCTGAGGTCGGACCTCCCCATTTCAACTCCTGACCTTCTCCTCTGCGACTAGCAACGAAGACTACTTACAGTTTCCATCTAAAACAACAAATGGAGTTCACTGCACACCAgttcacacaacacacactaaGTTTGCAACTGAGCATGATCTCTAATGTCCCAGGAGATTGGTTTTAGCCAGAGTCCACAGAGACAAAGGGACAACAGACCAACGCTACAGCACTGAAGCAGTAAATGAGTGGGGTTAGTTCTGAGGCCTGCAGATAAAGCAACAAGAAAAAACTGGGATTCTGTGAGGGACATATATTATCGTTACCGGACCACCAGCTAAGGGGCTTGTAATAATGAGACGGGTCCAAAAAAAGCAGCTGTTATGCTATGTGTATTAAAAATGGATACTTATACACCAGGACATTACAGAACAGAGAATAATAGAACTGCAGGAGCTCCTGTTGTATTTTTAAGTAATACAAATCAACCCAAGAAAATACACAGCATACATCTATAATCTAAGATCCTTGGTAAGTTATATTTCAATACCACAAATTCATGGCCTCATCATACGTTTAAAAAGAAATCACGCATGGATTTCTGCCCAAGGACCCTGTTTTAATGTCCCAAAGAACTCTTGACCTCAACAGAGCACAAATGAAGCATTAAGCAGGATCCAAATGGATGATAAAGAAAGTATGATATATTAAAAACTTGAATATCAAGTGATGCCTTCCAGAAAACTTTCAAGAGCAAGTAAATGTGGGGATCGACAGGCCAGGGCCAATTAAGAAGCCAAATGCCTGCTGGCTAAAAAGCCTGATAACTCGTTAGGGTTAGCCAGAAGTTTAAAAAGGTAACAGTTCTAGAGTACAGAGGAATCATGCCATGTGAGATGGATGtgagtgcagcagctgctgacatcAGGACACAACAGGAGTGCCTTCCCATCGTTCACACCTGATCCATTTGCCTCCGCTGAGGCATGacaaacacagtaacacagaggACGGCAGATGTTGTACTATGTAGTGTGGGGTCACATTTGGTCTGCGTGTAAAAACACAGCTGATAGCATCACTGCACCAaatcacagaggaaaacaacctTATTGAGCACCTGCTTGCAAAAGTTTACAATACAATAATCACTGTGTTGATCTATAGACTGTGCGATGTTTTTCCaggaaaataaaggcaaaacagTAAGAACATATTATGACAAATAACACAGGAAGAGCAACGTGTAAATTAGGGAAGTGCTTTGGCTTTTTTGCTGAAGCCTAAGAATAATCAACTTCACCTCAGTGGCCTGAAATAATGGGCTCATTTCTATACTTGTAAGTCTACAGCACTTTCATTTAACCTGTATCCACACGAGGAATCTATAACCTTTTAATACTATTAATCACTTACAAGAATTACACAGGGAGTCTTCCTTCCTCCCCAGAAACCGCCGTGGCCACATGATGTAACATATCCAGATTACCACTCTTATCTTACTTTAGACTGCAGCTCTAGTCTGCGGGCTCCGAGCCCAGTCACACCAGGAACTGCCTGAACCCTAATTAGAGTCAACCTGTCTCGGCCCTGCTCACCTCCACTGAATGACACCATTCTGTCTGACACAGAAAATCCCTTCCTCTTATACAGCTTTTTTTATACCTCTGTATCAAAGTCCGaatttgtaaaaatgtaaaattgaatGAATGTTGGTTGCCTTGAAATACAACATAGAGAGCaggacctttgacctctgctcaACTGTCTACTTTCACTTTCAGGACATTTATAAACCTACACATGTCAATTATCCTGTGAATGGATTCAAGGCAGGAGTGTTCCTGGCACTGCAGGTTTCTTATGGGCTAATGAAACTCCCAAGAATTAACCTAATATAACAAGCTTCCCTTACTTCCCATTGAGTATACAGTTGTACAGCAAGCAGCGGGTGGAAAGGCTCCTTCCTGTTTGTAGCTGTCCAAGACTTTGAAGACTCACACATACAGCCTTAGAGCTTTCACTGATATTTACAAGTTTCTCACCTATTCCCATATGAGAAATTGACCTTTTTTATAATTATGTAGCTGTGCAAGTCCAACATTTCAAAAAGGTCTTGAAAAACAGATGCGGAAACTAACAATTTTGCTGTTTACACTTCATTTGTGATTCATCTGAAGTGTGATGCTAAGTAAGAAGTGGTGGCATgacagaggaaaataagaatCTTGTAAAATTAAGAGAAAATATCAACACAAACTGGCACCATAAAATGCTCGATCCACTGACTGTTATTGTGTCCTTGTTTCAttatcatttttaaacaaaccAAATCTGGGTTCACTTGGAAGTCGACCTTAGCCCCCCCAACAACTGGTtcagggggagagggagggaaagtaGTTTCTCATCTCCTTCAACAGAACAAAGACTAAAAACTCTCCAGCCTTCACTTTTAACGACAAAATAtgggtaataaaaaaaaaagaagaagaagaagaatgagtcATTAATCATACCACTGTGGTTTTATCTCAGATGACACTgccacagtcagtcagtacAGCACATGAAGTAAACAGGTGGTCTTCTGTTTCAATAAGGTTGTGTTGTGAAATCTCTGTCTTATATTGAGTCTCATGTTTGACTCAATTCACACTGTAATCCGCACTGCCTGTTACACCTAAAAAAACCTACTTCCAACACTACAATATGAAGAAGTACAATAGATAATGTACCATTCACAAGATGCTAAATAGACGGATCATATTCACAGACTCACAGCATTCTGATTTATTCAACCCtaaattcaataaaacatctgtGCTCTTACTGGCCATCAGACCTGAGCTCGCCCCACAAATATATGTAAATGAACGACAGCAGTTCCGCATCTGTTTTTACTTGATCTGCACAGGCCTACAGCCCCAGCGTCACGGCGCTGACTGACCAAAGGAGAAGGGAGACAGCTGTACTCTCGCCTCTGAGGGCACCAGCCCTGGTTCCCTGTCTCATAAGGTTAGCCTGACCGTTGGCTAGCTTGGCGCTAGTAGAGATGTTAACGACTCCAGTGCTAAGCTGCTAATGCTACAAGGTTAGTCTTTAAACAATGTTCCCCTACTAAATGGCAATTCAGTCACACTAGCCCAAAGTTCACTTATTATTTTGACTCACTTTATTTTACAACAGTCTTTGGTTAGTTTCCCATGATGAAAGAGTTGGGCTATAAGATGCTAATGGATATAAACTGAGTTACAACCCACATACTGTCCAAGTCATGTTAGGTGAACGCTGACTAGTTTGTCCACTGAACTGAATGTATTGATCTTGCAGTGTAATTATGGCAGACATAACTCACTCCACATTACTGCATTAGGGTCCTGCTACAGTACCAACATTAGCTAGCAGTCTTTCAATACCGGTGACTATTCCAGCAAGTAGACGGAGCTAGCTAGGTCGTTAGCATAAGCCAGTTCAGCGACACTGACTAGCTATGTTTCTTCGCTACTTCATTAGACACTTACCATGAGAAAAGTTTCCCGTCTCATTCTTACAGTAACCACAGCGGTAACCGTCATCCCCGCCGAAATATTCCACTATAGTGTAAGACGTGTTCCCTGCCATCTTTAAAATAGACCGACAGATGACAGCGGAGTTTGCACGGTGTCCGGGCAAGTCCTGCTGGATGCCAAACTCCGCCCATCCCCATGACGTCACTGGCGCTGCGTTGGGCACCCAGCCCTCTCATGTCTAGAAAGCTACGTGTTGAAGCTGTTTGTTCAGGCCACATTATCTTCAAGAGCGAAACGAACCACTGTATTGTTCACTTTTCTCCAATTATTGCGCATCACTGAAACGAtagatttaaatttaaaaaatttagATTGATTAAATGTCATAACAAAAATCAGCCTATACactaaatgtatttattaatcaGAGACATTATGATGCAGATTTTTCAGAATTAAGTTTgtgacagataaaacacaaaatcatgagTAAAGAACTGTACAGCATATTTATTAAATCATCTGTGCTAAGAGGAAGGATAGCAAAATAAACCTCGACCAAGATCCCGCACAAACGACACTTACAGTAAATTACAAAAAGAATGAGGGAGAGTTTGTATGTAGAAAAATAAGTTAGAAAATCACAGCTGGGCAACTGAGAGTGCCACAAAAATGGCCTTACAGAGGAAATGAGCTTTGTCTGTGTACTGTTTCACCCGTTATAGATAACAAAATTAGTTGCCTTTTCCTTTTTACCATaatacttttccactctcatcAGTCATGAAAAAACAAGTTGTTTTCTCAGGAGATTGGCATTCATCTAAAAAACTGATTCACAGGTTGATGCACAGGTCACAAAACCAGGAACTTGGTTGTCCAGTGAAAGTAGCCTCTGTTCTGCATGTGAGCTTCCTGCACCAACACAGTGGATTTACACAGGGAATAAAGCAGCAGCTAAAAAGCTGAAGTGCTCCTGGCAGACACAAACCTTTAGATAAACTCTGTCTGACATCAGAATCTTGACTCCTGTTGATGGCTCTTTGGTTGGGCATCTAATTAAAGTTCCCCTGGGGGATGGGGATGTTTTCATGAAGGTATTTCATACTGCCTTGCTCAGAGAATTCAGCTACAGTGTGCCCTTCCCCACGAAGGACCCATTTGGTGGTAAGAAGCCCCTCCAATCCCACTGGGCCTCTGGCATGTATCCGTGCTGTACTGATACCAACTTCAGCTCCTGCAAAGGAAGTCTAATTAATTCTTCCACCCCATTTTCAAGACAGTGATAGGTTAGATCCATTTACAGTAGGATGAATTAAGTAAAACCAAGCCTGATACTGTACATACCTAGACCAAAGCGGTAGCCATCTGCAAAGCGAGAGCTAGAGTTCCAGAAGACACAAGCACTGTCCACCTGCTGCAGAAACTGTTCtgctgtctcttcattttctgtaaCAATGACATCAGTGTGGGAGCTGCCGTATTTGTGGATGTGGTCCACAGCCTCCTGCATGCTGTCGACCACCTCAATGCAGCACTCCAGCTCCCCATACTCTGTCCTCAGAGACTTCACCTCGGATGGGCTGAAAGTCAAATAGGATGCAAAGCGCGGGCCTGCATGGATCTTCACCTGAGAGAAAGCAATGGCACAATGATTTATCAACAGGATGATGAAACAATCAGTCAAATATGAACAAaaactgtttgtctttcttgaCCTAAATTGTCAAACTCTCCAGAGTTCAGTTTCTGGAGGTCAAAACTTTATCAAACGTAAAAACCACTTAACCATGCACTGTAATGCTATGTGAAATACTTGTACCCAAAATCATGGAGTGTCTGTTTCTTACCTGTTCTGTTCTCAGCATGTCAATGATCTGGTCAAACATAGGAGTTCGCAGCAAATCTCTGTGAATAAGGAGGGTCTCCATGGCATTACAGGCTGCAGGGTAGTCACATTTGGAGTCTCTGACTAGAATGGAACAAAAGTTAGTACATGCATATTCATTCAGCAGCTCTGGGCTGCactcaaataaaatatgaaaacaaaccatAGCAGAAACAACTTCACACAGGAACCACATACCAACATCAATAGCTTTGTCTATGCTGGCATCGTTGTCTATGTAGACATGACAGACGCCCTCGCTGTGGCCCAGTACAGGAATACCCTTAGCTGCTCTCTGGATGTCCCGGACCAGCTGGGACGAGCCTCTCGGGATGATCAGGTCAATCAACTTGTCTAGTCTGCACAGATCCTCAACTTCTTCACGTGTGCTCACCTACACAAGGTAAAGGTTAATTTTAGCATGTCTCAGGACATCTGAGTTAATACTGTaatcatgtaaaaacacactgtgcattATGTATGCAATGCTTTCGGTTTTTACCAGCTGAATGGCATCGGCCACTCCATGAATGGAAAGTGCTTCCTGAGTGAGTTGATGTAGAATTTTATTGGTGTGGGAAGCTTCTTTACCCCCCTTCAGAAGCAGAGCATTTCCACTGGCAATAGCCAGAGCGGacacctgaaacacaacattgaatacatgaaaatgtgtttaattttcAATGACACACGTGAAAAAGTCTCCCAGACCAGCAGGCTGAGTGTTGGGGTTGACTGACCTGTGGGAGACAATCAGGACGTGATTCAAAGATGACCAACAGGACACCAATGGGGACAGTGATCTGTTCCAGCTCTAGGTTGTTGGCCACCCTGGTCCTCCTCAGCACCCGACCCACACTGTCCCTGGAGGACACAGCAAGCTGACGGAGGCCGATGGCAAGGCTGTTCAGCTTAGCAGTTGACAGACTCAGGCGGTTGATCATAGCCTGGGACAAGCGACCTATGAggaaaaacaatgaatgaaatcaatGCAGAACTCTATACTGTAGTGTTGCTTCCTCTGTGCTATGGGCTGTCCTGCAACACAGGAACAGAATACCAAAGTTACACATTTTCAAGTGCTATGCGTTCATAAGGCTCTTACTGACACCACGGCTGATGCACAGCTGAAAGCTGACAAACAGATGATCCAAACCTTCATATGCCACTTTCCTCTGAGTGAAGTGCTAGAGATGAGTGACAACCACTGGCAGAGCATAGCATTTGAGCCATTGCTTCTTTTCTGTGCCTCTGTACCTGATGCTGTTGCTAACTCCATGTCTCTCTTGTTGGCACTGAGAATCTCATCTTTCTTCTCTGTAAGTAACTCAGCAAGACAGCAGATGATCTCCCCTCTCTggataaagaaacacacacacacacacacacacacacacacacacacacacacacacacacacacacacacacacacacacacacacacacacacacacacacacacacacacacacacacacacacacacacacacacacacacacacacacacacacacacaccgcccgAT
Proteins encoded in this region:
- the LOC139341607 gene encoding delta-1-pyrroline-5-carboxylate synthase isoform X1, which codes for MFARLARIRQSNVCPVSIRAFSQAKFSLPRPHGKSFVHRSELKQAKRIVVKLGSAVVTRDECGLALGRLASIVEQVAMLQNEGREMMIVTSGAVAFGKQRLRHEILLSQSVRQALHSGQNQLKDMSVPVLEARACAAAGQSGLMALYEAMFTQYSTCTAQILVTNLDFHDEQKRRNLNSTLHELLRMNIVPIINTNDAVVPPPVPNSDLQGVNVISIKDNDSLAARLAVEMKADLLIALSDVEGLYDSPPGTDDAKLIDIFYPGDQQSITYGTKSRVGLGGMEAKVKAALWALQGGTSVVIANGTHPKVTGHVITDIVEGKKVGTFFSEVKPAGPTVEQQTEMARHAGRAMASLKPEQRGEIICCLAELLTEKKDEILSANKRDMELATASGRLSQAMINRLSLSTAKLNSLAIGLRQLAVSSRDSVGRVLRRTRVANNLELEQITVPIGVLLVIFESRPDCLPQVSALAIASGNALLLKGGKEASHTNKILHQLTQEALSIHGVADAIQLVSTREEVEDLCRLDKLIDLIIPRGSSQLVRDIQRAAKGIPVLGHSEGVCHVYIDNDASIDKAIDVVRDSKCDYPAACNAMETLLIHRDLLRTPMFDQIIDMLRTEQVKIHAGPRFASYLTFSPSEVKSLRTEYGELECCIEVVDSMQEAVDHIHKYGSSHTDVIVTENEETAEQFLQQVDSACVFWNSSSRFADGYRFGLGAEVGISTARIHARGPVGLEGLLTTKWVLRGEGHTVAEFSEQGSMKYLHENIPIPQGNFN
- the LOC139341607 gene encoding delta-1-pyrroline-5-carboxylate synthase isoform X2 — translated: MLQNEGREMMIVTSGAVAFGKQRLRHEILLSQSVRQALHSGQNQLKDMSVPVLEARACAAAGQSGLMALYEAMFTQYSTCTAQILVTNLDFHDEQKRRNLNSTLHELLRMNIVPIINTNDAVVPPPVPNSDLQGVISIKDNDSLAARLAVEMKADLLIALSDVEGLYDSPPGTDDAKLIDIFYPGDQQSITYGTKSRVGLGGMEAKVKAALWALQGGTSVVIANGTHPKVTGHVITDIVEGKKVGTFFSEVKPAGPTVEQQTEMARHAGRAMASLKPEQRGEIICCLAELLTEKKDEILSANKRDMELATASGRLSQAMINRLSLSTAKLNSLAIGLRQLAVSSRDSVGRVLRRTRVANNLELEQITVPIGVLLVIFESRPDCLPQVSALAIASGNALLLKGGKEASHTNKILHQLTQEALSIHGVADAIQLVSTREEVEDLCRLDKLIDLIIPRGSSQLVRDIQRAAKGIPVLGHSEGVCHVYIDNDASIDKAIDVVRDSKCDYPAACNAMETLLIHRDLLRTPMFDQIIDMLRTEQVKIHAGPRFASYLTFSPSEVKSLRTEYGELECCIEVVDSMQEAVDHIHKYGSSHTDVIVTENEETAEQFLQQVDSACVFWNSSSRFADGYRFGLGAEVGISTARIHARGPVGLEGLLTTKWVLRGEGHTVAEFSEQGSMKYLHENIPIPQGNFN